One Paraglaciecola mesophila genomic region harbors:
- the acpS gene encoding holo-ACP synthase, with product MAVMGLGTDVIEISRIEKQLQRSNRLAQRILTATELAIFDEHSFPARYLAKRFAAKEAAVKALGIGIGNGISFQDVEVHNLPSGQPFLRFYAKFAQICEQRNITSSHISISDEQQYAVATVILESP from the coding sequence ATGGCAGTAATGGGATTAGGTACAGATGTCATTGAAATATCGCGCATCGAAAAACAATTACAACGGTCGAATCGGTTGGCGCAACGTATATTGACCGCTACCGAATTGGCGATATTTGATGAGCACTCGTTTCCTGCGCGTTATCTGGCAAAGCGTTTTGCTGCAAAAGAAGCTGCGGTAAAAGCGTTAGGTATAGGGATCGGAAACGGGATTAGTTTTCAAGACGTAGAGGTACATAACTTACCTTCGGGTCAACCTTTTTTACGCTTCTACGCAAAGTTTGCGCAAATTTGTGAACAGCGCAATATTACCTCCAGTCATATATCTATTTCTGATGAGCAACAATATGCTGTGGCGACGGTTATTTTAGAATCACCGTAA
- the pdxJ gene encoding pyridoxine 5'-phosphate synthase, with protein MRDILLGVNIDHIATLRNARGTQYPDPVHAADIAERAGADGITVHLREDRRHIVDRDVALLRQTINTRLNLEMAVTDEMLDIALKTKPEFCCLVPEKREELTTEGGLDVAANQQKIAQACKQLAEAGILVSLFIDADFAQIDAAVACNAPYIEIHTGQYAEAKNEVEQEAELAKLVAGIEYADAKGLKVNAGHGLHYHNVKPIAAIGQIIELNIGHAIIARAAFDGLDKAVADMRRLMLEARSGR; from the coding sequence TTGAGAGACATTCTTTTAGGGGTCAATATCGACCATATCGCGACGTTAAGAAATGCCCGAGGTACTCAGTACCCTGATCCCGTGCATGCCGCTGATATTGCTGAGCGTGCAGGGGCAGATGGGATCACTGTGCACTTGCGTGAAGACAGGCGTCACATTGTTGATAGAGATGTCGCCTTGTTGCGTCAAACGATTAACACCCGGCTAAATTTAGAGATGGCTGTGACTGATGAAATGCTCGACATTGCACTAAAAACGAAACCGGAATTTTGTTGTTTAGTGCCGGAAAAGCGGGAAGAGTTAACCACTGAAGGTGGCTTGGATGTAGCGGCAAATCAGCAGAAAATTGCTCAAGCATGTAAACAACTTGCTGAAGCAGGTATTTTGGTTTCCTTGTTTATAGATGCCGACTTCGCTCAAATTGATGCGGCTGTTGCATGTAACGCCCCCTACATTGAAATTCACACGGGCCAATATGCTGAAGCAAAAAACGAGGTTGAGCAGGAAGCTGAGTTAGCAAAACTTGTGGCTGGCATTGAGTATGCTGACGCCAAGGGATTGAAAGTTAATGCGGGGCACGGTTTGCATTACCATAACGTCAAACCGATTGCCGCGATTGGGCAAATTATCGAGCTTAATATTGGCCATGCCATTATTGCTCGTGCTGCGTTTGACGGTTTGGACAAAGCAGTAGCAGACATGCGTCGCTTAATGTTAGAAGCACGTTCTGGGCGCTGA
- a CDS encoding DUF2007 domain-containing protein yields the protein MKLYTNNDRFMVWQVKQLLDEHNIPCFIKNEFASGAMGELSPLDCQPEVWLNDGSWQQRAELLIDQMETQTSVEWECSACGETNGGNFEVCWQCGQETHIDQ from the coding sequence ATGAAACTTTATACCAATAACGACCGCTTTATGGTGTGGCAGGTTAAGCAACTCCTTGATGAGCATAACATTCCATGCTTTATCAAAAATGAATTTGCCAGCGGCGCTATGGGCGAGTTGTCTCCTTTAGATTGCCAACCAGAAGTGTGGTTAAACGATGGCAGTTGGCAGCAACGGGCCGAACTACTCATCGACCAAATGGAAACTCAGACGTCGGTTGAGTGGGAATGCTCCGCCTGCGGTGAAACCAATGGTGGTAATTTTGAGGTGTGTTGGCAATGTGGGCAGGAAACGCACATTGACCAGTAA
- the relA gene encoding GTP diphosphokinase, with product MVAIRKVHESKRPPFDEWLDSLSLSDECKHKLREVSDTPEILLVGQEMVEILHELHMDDETLQASLVYPYCQTHELTEAQIEERFGPGIQKLITGVRRMDAIKSLHTRANSTRKNDEEQIDNVRRMLLAMVEDVRAVVIKLAERICALQQVKTQDEETRVLVARECSNIYAPLANRLGIGQLKWELEDLSFRYLRPETYMQIANLLDERRTDRQQYIEDFVQELQAALDAQNIKAKVYGRPKHIYSIWKKMQKKHLSFEQLFDIRAVRVIADRLQDCYGALGVVHSNWQHIPREFDDYIATPKPNGYQSIHTVTLGKENKTVEIQIRTAQMHQDAELGVAAHWRYKEGTSSSRSGYEERINWLRKILLWQEEVAESGDLVEELRSQVFDDRVYVFTPKGDVVDLPLGSTPLDFAYYIHSNVGHRCIGAKVGGRIVPFTYELRTGDQVDILTGKELNPSRDWMHPGLGYVHSSRARAKIHTYFKKQDKDKNLAAGKEIFERELQKAGIDSKDIAQACTRYNMNTADDLYAAIGAGDIRLMQVVHYLQQLHVPPTEIDPRIKPKKPQSSKFKKDTVVVEGVGNLMTQIAGCCQPLPGESIQGYITQGRGVSVHREDCDQLSHLLEQHPEREIDVDWASNINASFQTYVQVFCSDRDGLLRDITTVLANEKVGLLGVNSASDVKFGMARISLRLELKDLKSLSRVMGRIEGIKGVSMVQRTDN from the coding sequence ATGGTTGCTATCCGCAAAGTCCATGAATCCAAACGGCCTCCTTTTGACGAGTGGTTAGATTCTCTATCCCTTTCTGACGAGTGCAAGCATAAGCTTAGAGAAGTCTCTGACACGCCGGAAATCCTGTTGGTAGGACAGGAAATGGTGGAAATTCTGCATGAATTACATATGGATGATGAAACGCTTCAAGCATCGCTTGTCTATCCTTACTGCCAAACCCACGAATTAACCGAAGCGCAAATAGAAGAGCGTTTTGGCCCGGGAATTCAAAAGCTCATCACAGGCGTTAGGCGCATGGATGCAATTAAATCTTTGCATACCAGAGCAAACAGCACGAGAAAAAACGACGAAGAACAAATAGATAACGTACGACGTATGTTACTTGCCATGGTGGAGGATGTGCGTGCCGTGGTGATTAAACTCGCCGAGAGAATTTGTGCTCTGCAGCAAGTCAAAACCCAAGATGAAGAAACCCGTGTTCTAGTGGCGCGTGAGTGTTCAAACATCTATGCGCCGCTTGCGAACCGGTTGGGGATCGGCCAGTTGAAATGGGAATTGGAAGACCTGTCGTTTCGTTATTTACGCCCAGAAACCTATATGCAAATTGCCAATTTGTTGGATGAACGTCGAACAGATCGCCAACAGTACATTGAAGATTTTGTGCAAGAGCTTCAGGCTGCGCTAGACGCACAAAATATTAAAGCTAAGGTGTATGGTCGACCCAAGCATATTTATAGTATCTGGAAGAAGATGCAGAAAAAGCACCTTAGTTTTGAACAGTTATTCGATATTCGCGCCGTGCGGGTCATCGCAGATCGTTTGCAAGATTGTTATGGTGCTTTAGGGGTAGTGCATTCAAATTGGCAGCACATTCCTCGAGAGTTTGATGATTATATCGCCACCCCCAAACCGAATGGTTATCAATCTATCCATACGGTGACGCTGGGAAAAGAAAATAAAACAGTAGAGATTCAAATTCGCACTGCCCAAATGCATCAAGATGCTGAACTAGGTGTTGCCGCACATTGGCGTTACAAGGAAGGCACCAGCAGCAGTCGCTCTGGCTACGAAGAGCGTATTAATTGGTTGCGTAAAATTCTGTTGTGGCAGGAAGAAGTCGCTGAGTCAGGGGATTTGGTCGAAGAACTGCGCAGCCAAGTGTTTGATGATCGCGTTTATGTCTTTACGCCCAAAGGGGATGTGGTCGATTTACCACTTGGCTCAACCCCATTAGATTTCGCTTATTACATTCACAGTAATGTGGGTCACAGATGTATTGGGGCAAAAGTAGGTGGGCGAATTGTGCCATTTACTTATGAGTTGAGGACAGGCGATCAGGTTGACATTTTGACCGGAAAAGAGCTTAACCCCAGTCGTGACTGGATGCATCCTGGACTGGGCTACGTTCACTCGTCACGTGCACGAGCGAAAATTCATACCTATTTTAAAAAACAAGACAAAGACAAGAACCTTGCAGCGGGTAAAGAGATATTTGAGCGTGAATTACAAAAAGCCGGTATCGATAGCAAAGACATCGCTCAAGCCTGCACGCGCTATAACATGAACACCGCAGATGATTTGTATGCCGCCATTGGCGCAGGTGATATTCGCTTGATGCAAGTGGTGCACTATTTACAACAACTGCATGTGCCTCCCACTGAGATTGACCCAAGAATCAAGCCCAAAAAACCGCAATCGAGCAAGTTTAAGAAAGACACAGTTGTGGTAGAAGGGGTCGGTAATTTGATGACCCAAATTGCTGGTTGTTGCCAGCCATTGCCAGGTGAATCGATTCAAGGGTACATAACGCAAGGACGTGGGGTGAGCGTACATAGAGAAGACTGCGACCAATTAAGTCACTTACTTGAACAGCACCCAGAACGTGAAATAGATGTGGATTGGGCGAGTAACATTAATGCGTCATTTCAAACTTATGTGCAGGTATTTTGCAGCGACAGAGACGGCTTATTGCGAGACATCACTACGGTTTTAGCCAATGAAAAGGTAGGGCTGTTAGGCGTCAATAGCGCCAGTGACGTCAAGTTTGGTATGGCGCGTATTTCCTTGCGCTTAGAGCTGAAAGATTTAAAAAGCCTGTCCCGGGTGATGGGCCGAATCGAAGGCATTAAAGGTGTGTCTATGGTTCAGCGTACGGATAATTAA
- a CDS encoding type IV pilus twitching motility protein PilT, with protein MDITELLAFSVKNNASDLHLSAGLPPIIRVDGEMRRLNVPALDHKQVHGLIYEIMNDNQRKEYEENLETDFSFEVKDLSRFRVNAFVQNRGAAAVLRTIPSKILSLDDLGAPQIFKDIINQPTGIVLVTGATGSGKSTTLAAMVDHINRHKREHILTIEDPIEFVHENKLCVMNQREVHRDTHSFSNALRSALREDPDVILVGELRDLETIRLAISAAETGHLVFGTLHTNSAPKTIDRLIDVFPAEEKSMVRSMLSESLRAVISQTLLKKVGGGRVAAHEIMLGIPAIRNLIREDKVPQMYSVMQTSQAHGMQTMDQCLQKMVAQGLITNEDASSLSIDKKPGVNF; from the coding sequence TTGGATATTACCGAACTTTTAGCCTTTAGTGTCAAAAATAACGCATCTGATTTACACCTATCAGCTGGGCTGCCGCCGATTATTCGGGTCGATGGTGAAATGCGCCGGTTGAATGTTCCTGCCTTAGATCACAAGCAAGTGCATGGACTGATATACGAAATTATGAATGATAATCAGCGCAAAGAATACGAGGAAAACCTCGAGACTGACTTTTCATTTGAAGTAAAAGACTTATCTCGTTTTCGGGTAAATGCCTTTGTACAAAATCGCGGTGCTGCAGCAGTGCTAAGAACCATTCCCAGTAAAATACTTAGTTTGGATGATTTAGGCGCACCGCAGATTTTCAAGGATATTATCAATCAGCCTACGGGAATTGTATTGGTTACAGGGGCGACGGGGTCAGGTAAAAGCACCACACTAGCTGCCATGGTTGATCATATTAATCGTCATAAGCGCGAGCATATATTGACCATTGAGGATCCGATCGAATTTGTGCACGAAAACAAACTGTGTGTCATGAATCAACGTGAGGTACACCGTGATACTCACAGTTTTAGCAATGCGTTACGCTCAGCTTTACGTGAAGATCCCGACGTTATTTTAGTGGGGGAGTTACGGGACCTAGAAACAATCCGCTTAGCCATATCCGCGGCCGAAACGGGGCATCTCGTTTTTGGCACTTTGCATACCAATTCTGCGCCTAAGACCATTGACCGATTAATTGATGTATTCCCTGCAGAAGAGAAATCCATGGTGCGCTCCATGTTATCTGAGTCTTTACGGGCGGTGATTTCACAAACATTGCTTAAAAAAGTTGGTGGTGGACGTGTGGCGGCGCACGAAATTATGCTTGGTATCCCGGCGATTCGAAATCTTATTCGTGAAGACAAAGTGCCTCAAATGTACTCTGTCATGCAAACTAGCCAAGCCCACGGTATGCAAACTATGGATCAGTGTTTGCAGAAAATGGTCGCTCAGGGACTGATTACCAATGAAGATGCATCGTCGTTATCTATTGATAAAAAACCTGGTGTGAATTTTTAG
- the recJ gene encoding single-stranded-DNA-specific exonuclease RecJ encodes MQIRRRSPVSVEHLPDSINPTLKQIYATRGITSEQQLERSAKALLHYKDMSGVGEAVRILADALAQSKRIIIVGDFDADGATSTALSMLALGMMGCKNHDYLVPNRFNFGYGLSPQIVDVAHEQGAQVIMTVDNGIACFAGVERAKELGITVLITDHHLAAETLPIADAIVNPNQPNCAFMSKNLAGVGVAFYLMLALRAHLRSVDWFAQNNIEVPNLADLLDIVALGTVADVVPLDENNRILVHQGLLRIRSDKCRPGIQALIEVAGRDKRKMVASDLGFVIGPRLNAAGRLDDMSMGIECLLTDSDYKAKQIAVELDSLNRERREIEQSMQQEAVTALDSLQLSEQDMPHGLVLYQADFHQGVIGILAGRIKEKYFRPTIAFAHQDDEIIKGSARSIPGVHIRDLLEELSTRYPGLIIKFGGHAMAAGLSIEVAKLEEFKKRFIQLAQEHLAGKPLAGELISDGELPAQALTLEFSQLLKDAGPWGQGFPEPLFDGQFELVEQRIVGHKHLKMMLRMPTGKLIDAIAFNVDTQMWPNEQCKHVELAYKLDINEFRGRTSLQFLVEGLNPL; translated from the coding sequence GTGCAAATACGCCGCCGTTCCCCCGTTTCTGTTGAGCATTTACCCGACTCAATCAATCCTACCTTAAAGCAAATTTATGCCACCCGCGGCATAACATCTGAGCAACAGTTGGAGCGAAGTGCTAAAGCGCTTTTGCATTACAAAGACATGTCAGGTGTGGGCGAGGCCGTTAGGATATTGGCCGATGCGTTAGCACAGAGTAAGCGGATTATTATCGTGGGAGACTTCGACGCCGATGGCGCCACAAGTACGGCGTTAAGTATGCTCGCGTTAGGTATGATGGGCTGTAAAAACCATGACTACTTGGTACCAAATCGCTTTAACTTTGGCTACGGACTTAGCCCGCAAATTGTTGATGTTGCTCATGAGCAAGGTGCTCAGGTAATTATGACCGTAGATAATGGCATTGCCTGCTTTGCTGGTGTTGAGCGAGCAAAAGAATTAGGGATAACAGTGCTGATCACAGATCACCACCTAGCCGCAGAAACCTTGCCCATCGCCGATGCAATCGTCAACCCGAATCAACCAAACTGTGCATTCATGTCAAAGAATTTGGCTGGGGTAGGCGTAGCATTTTATTTAATGCTCGCACTCAGAGCCCATTTGCGCAGTGTCGATTGGTTCGCCCAGAATAATATTGAGGTCCCAAATTTAGCTGACCTGCTCGATATTGTCGCCTTAGGGACCGTGGCTGACGTGGTGCCCCTGGATGAAAACAACCGTATTTTAGTCCATCAAGGATTACTGCGTATTCGTAGTGATAAATGCCGACCAGGTATTCAAGCGTTAATTGAAGTCGCTGGGCGCGATAAACGTAAAATGGTCGCCTCTGATTTAGGCTTTGTTATTGGTCCAAGGTTAAACGCCGCTGGTCGGTTAGACGACATGTCCATGGGTATTGAGTGCTTACTAACTGACTCAGATTACAAAGCCAAACAAATCGCGGTTGAATTAGACAGCCTAAATCGTGAGCGCCGCGAAATCGAGCAATCCATGCAGCAAGAGGCGGTTACTGCTCTTGATAGTTTGCAGTTGTCAGAGCAAGACATGCCCCATGGTTTGGTATTGTATCAAGCTGACTTCCATCAAGGCGTGATAGGTATATTAGCTGGGCGGATTAAAGAAAAGTATTTTAGACCGACCATTGCCTTTGCCCATCAAGACGATGAGATTATCAAAGGATCAGCTCGCTCAATACCGGGTGTACATATTCGTGATTTGTTGGAAGAACTCAGTACTCGATACCCAGGCCTTATCATCAAATTTGGCGGCCATGCGATGGCGGCAGGCTTGAGCATTGAAGTGGCTAAGCTAGAAGAGTTCAAAAAGCGCTTTATTCAGCTTGCACAAGAGCATTTAGCGGGAAAACCCCTTGCAGGTGAGCTTATTTCAGACGGCGAGTTACCCGCACAGGCGTTGACGTTAGAGTTCAGTCAGTTACTTAAGGATGCTGGGCCTTGGGGGCAAGGTTTTCCTGAGCCTCTTTTTGACGGTCAATTTGAATTGGTCGAGCAACGTATTGTAGGCCACAAACACCTAAAAATGATGCTGCGCATGCCGACTGGAAAGCTAATCGATGCTATCGCATTTAATGTTGATACTCAGATGTGGCCAAATGAACAGTGCAAGCATGTTGAATTAGCGTACAAACTAGATATAAATGAATTTCGCGGGCGCACATCGTTGCAGTTTTTGGTTGAGGGGTTAAATCCGCTGTGA
- the xerD gene encoding site-specific tyrosine recombinase XerD — MVVILRCVGNVGRKRTLTSKPEDRVVIEQFLDTIWLEKGLSENTLEAYRSDLTKFSDYLNKHLSRTHLLDIQTEDINQYLAHRYDSGLTERSSARCLSSLRRFSGYMLAHGLREDDPVSRMQNPKLSKPLPKTLSEQQVDDLLNAPQTGDPIHLRDKAMLEVLYATGLRVTELVTLRVGQLSISQGVVRVTGKGNKERLVPLGEEALDWLTKYLKEARGALLRNESDVLFPSNRGTIMTRQTFWHRIKFHAAQANITSDLSPHTLRHAFATHLLNHGADLRVVQMLLGHSDLSTTQIYTHVATARLQELVANHHPRGS, encoded by the coding sequence ATGGTGGTAATTTTGAGGTGTGTTGGCAATGTGGGCAGGAAACGCACATTGACCAGTAAGCCTGAAGATCGCGTTGTAATAGAACAATTTTTAGATACGATATGGTTAGAAAAAGGGTTAAGCGAAAACACCCTTGAAGCCTATCGTAGCGACTTGACTAAATTCAGTGATTATCTGAACAAGCATCTGTCTCGCACTCACTTGCTTGATATTCAAACTGAAGATATTAATCAGTATTTGGCTCATCGTTATGACAGCGGGTTAACTGAGCGTAGCAGCGCGCGATGTTTAAGCAGTTTGCGGCGCTTTTCTGGTTACATGCTAGCTCACGGCCTGCGTGAAGATGACCCTGTAAGCCGAATGCAAAATCCGAAGCTCAGCAAGCCCTTACCTAAAACGCTTTCTGAGCAACAAGTCGATGACTTACTCAACGCTCCACAAACGGGTGACCCGATTCATTTGCGTGATAAGGCAATGCTGGAAGTCTTGTATGCCACGGGATTGAGGGTCACAGAGTTAGTAACATTACGCGTCGGACAATTGAGTATTTCACAAGGTGTGGTCAGAGTGACCGGCAAAGGGAATAAGGAACGTTTGGTTCCCCTAGGTGAAGAAGCATTAGATTGGTTAACCAAGTACCTAAAAGAGGCAAGAGGAGCATTGCTGAGAAACGAAAGTGACGTATTGTTTCCTAGCAATCGCGGTACGATTATGACGCGGCAAACGTTCTGGCACCGAATAAAATTTCACGCCGCACAAGCTAACATCACCAGTGACCTGTCTCCTCATACTTTGCGTCATGCGTTTGCAACGCATTTGTTGAATCACGGTGCTGATTTGCGTGTTGTGCAAATGTTGTTAGGGCACAGTGATTTGTCCACTACGCAAATATACACCCATGTTGCCACTGCTCGCTTGCAAGAGTTGGTAGCAAACCATCATCCTAGAGGGTCATAA
- the dsbC gene encoding bifunctional protein-disulfide isomerase/oxidoreductase DsbC, producing the protein MKYRVLLLAAFTFLSVSSGMSMAADNNQNLDSVKQKIQMSLGMQVTSIGDAPVPGLLQVQTDKGLFYTSDDGKYFLQARIFNLDEGMRNETETTLTKMRIDGIEHFKDSVIEYKADKEKYVVNVFTDITCGYCRKLHNQMEEYNDLGITVRYLAFPRAGINSKPYQDMVSVWCAANPQKALDEAKGGENVAKASCSNQVAEQYNFGQSVGVNGTPNIILPDGSVVPGYQPPEKLLQAIQHAS; encoded by the coding sequence ATGAAATATCGTGTGTTATTACTGGCTGCGTTTACCTTCTTATCAGTTAGCTCTGGCATGAGCATGGCAGCAGACAACAATCAAAACCTTGATAGTGTTAAACAAAAAATTCAAATGTCGTTAGGGATGCAAGTCACGTCAATTGGTGATGCGCCTGTCCCTGGACTACTGCAAGTACAAACCGACAAGGGGCTGTTTTATACCAGCGATGACGGCAAATACTTTTTGCAAGCCCGTATCTTCAATTTAGATGAAGGAATGCGCAATGAAACTGAAACAACATTAACCAAAATGCGTATTGATGGCATTGAGCATTTCAAAGACTCAGTGATTGAATACAAAGCTGACAAAGAAAAATATGTGGTGAATGTGTTTACTGATATTACCTGCGGGTATTGCCGTAAGTTGCATAACCAGATGGAAGAATATAACGATTTGGGGATCACAGTACGCTACTTAGCCTTTCCTCGCGCAGGTATAAACAGTAAACCATATCAAGACATGGTGTCAGTTTGGTGCGCTGCCAATCCGCAAAAAGCCCTAGATGAAGCAAAAGGGGGTGAAAACGTAGCCAAAGCAAGTTGTTCAAACCAAGTGGCAGAGCAATATAATTTTGGGCAGAGCGTGGGCGTAAACGGTACACCAAATATTATTTTACCTGATGGTAGCGTTGTGCCTGGCTATCAACCCCCAGAAAAGTTACTGCAGGCAATACAACACGCGTCATAA
- the recO gene encoding DNA repair protein RecO, which produces MATEQLNGFVLHRRAYRETSFLINFFTMENGKVSAIVKGARGAKSDKKSMLQPFQPLLVAVSGRFELKNLQQVESTGAMLRLSGQALYCALYLNEVLNRVLADDIPHPEIFALYQQSLHALVSSKHFEPILRSFELGLLDALGYGIDLTHDADTGQPLAESGYYRIQAELGCIYQGDIRLSGSFLGSSLLKVASEYWDAESLQVAKIITRKALGELLGSKPLMSRELFKQTHFRSKGREL; this is translated from the coding sequence GTGGCAACTGAACAACTAAACGGTTTTGTATTGCACAGGCGCGCTTATCGCGAAACGAGCTTTCTGATTAATTTTTTCACCATGGAAAATGGTAAGGTTTCGGCCATAGTCAAGGGCGCGCGAGGGGCTAAGAGTGACAAGAAAAGTATGCTTCAACCTTTTCAACCACTACTCGTAGCGGTTTCTGGTCGTTTCGAACTGAAAAATTTGCAGCAAGTGGAATCCACTGGTGCCATGTTAAGGTTGTCAGGGCAGGCCTTATATTGCGCTTTGTATTTAAATGAAGTGTTGAACCGCGTGTTAGCAGATGATATTCCCCACCCTGAAATATTTGCCTTATATCAACAAAGCTTACACGCCCTAGTTAGCAGCAAGCATTTTGAGCCCATATTGCGTAGTTTTGAATTAGGCCTACTTGATGCATTAGGTTATGGCATCGATCTTACCCACGACGCAGATACCGGACAGCCACTTGCTGAATCGGGATATTACCGAATACAAGCTGAGTTGGGTTGTATATATCAGGGAGATATTCGTTTGTCAGGGAGCTTCTTAGGAAGTAGCTTATTAAAAGTGGCTAGTGAGTATTGGGATGCTGAGAGTCTACAAGTCGCTAAAATCATCACCCGTAAAGCGCTCGGTGAACTGTTAGGCAGCAAGCCATTGATGAGCAGAGAGTTATTTAAACAAACCCATTTTAGATCCAAAGGGAGAGAGCTTTGA
- a CDS encoding YggS family pyridoxal phosphate-dependent enzyme, which translates to MGTIAERLKIALKTITKSVCEANRPANSVKLLAVTKTKPVSDIVQAYEAGHRLFGENYVQEGVDKIQQLREFDDIQWHFIGPLQSNKTRLVAENFDWVHSIDRLKIAQRLNDQRSAHKKLNVCIQVNIDNEASKAGVPPEEVNLLAEQISNMPNLTLRGLMTIPRVQQNAEMQRDSLSAMNALFVQLQTKYPQIDTLSMGMSNDMQLAIECGSTMVRIGSAIFGSRQ; encoded by the coding sequence ATGGGAACAATAGCAGAACGACTTAAAATCGCACTGAAAACAATCACAAAGAGTGTTTGTGAAGCTAATCGTCCAGCAAATTCAGTCAAATTACTAGCAGTAACCAAAACCAAACCCGTATCAGATATCGTGCAAGCGTATGAAGCTGGACACCGTTTATTCGGTGAAAATTATGTCCAAGAAGGTGTAGACAAAATTCAGCAACTTCGCGAATTCGATGATATTCAATGGCATTTTATCGGCCCTTTGCAATCAAACAAGACCCGGCTTGTGGCGGAAAACTTTGATTGGGTTCACAGTATAGACCGTCTCAAAATAGCGCAGCGCTTGAACGACCAACGCAGTGCTCACAAAAAGCTAAACGTATGTATTCAAGTTAATATCGACAATGAAGCCAGTAAAGCTGGTGTGCCCCCAGAAGAGGTAAATCTACTGGCTGAGCAAATAAGTAACATGCCGAATTTGACCTTACGTGGATTGATGACCATCCCGAGAGTGCAACAAAATGCAGAAATGCAGCGTGATAGTTTATCCGCTATGAACGCACTATTTGTGCAACTACAGACAAAATACCCGCAAATTGATACTCTAAGTATGGGAATGTCAAACGATATGCAATTGGCTATCGAGTGCG
- a CDS encoding PilT/PilU family type 4a pilus ATPase, with product MDLTPYLQEMTDLDASDLFITVGMPISAKINGQLTPVGGRKLDEESAWGLVQDAMTDAQKEQFVQTKECNFAIAREGIGRFRCSAFWQRDMPGMVVRRIVTEIPKADDLGLPPVLKDIIMSKRGLVLFVGATGTGKSTSLAALIGHRNKHSKGHILTIEDPIEFVHEHQSSVVTQREVGIDTQSFDDALKSSLRQAPDVILIGEIRSMETMEYAMSFADTGHLCVATLHANNANQAIERIMHLAPPEQHEKLRFDLSLNMRAVIAQQLVPTVDGKGRVAAIEILLNSPLVTDLIQRNEIGSLKDAMRKGKELGMQSFDMALYTLYQEQKISLEQAIHHADSPNDLRLMIKLDSDQGNALGSLSNVSIDMD from the coding sequence ATGGATCTAACCCCTTACTTACAAGAAATGACAGATTTAGATGCCTCTGATTTGTTTATCACCGTAGGCATGCCCATTAGTGCGAAAATTAACGGTCAACTTACCCCTGTTGGAGGCAGAAAATTAGACGAAGAGAGTGCGTGGGGGTTAGTGCAAGACGCCATGACAGACGCGCAGAAAGAGCAATTCGTGCAAACAAAAGAATGTAATTTTGCTATTGCCCGTGAGGGAATAGGGCGATTTCGTTGCAGTGCTTTTTGGCAGCGAGATATGCCGGGCATGGTGGTGAGGCGCATTGTCACTGAAATACCCAAAGCAGATGACCTAGGCTTACCACCCGTGCTCAAAGACATCATCATGAGCAAACGTGGTTTAGTGTTGTTTGTTGGTGCAACGGGGACCGGTAAATCGACTTCGCTGGCAGCGCTTATCGGTCATCGTAATAAACACTCCAAGGGGCATATTCTCACGATAGAGGATCCGATTGAATTCGTGCATGAGCACCAAAGCAGTGTGGTGACTCAGCGAGAAGTGGGTATTGATACTCAATCGTTTGACGATGCGTTAAAAAGCTCACTGCGCCAAGCGCCAGATGTGATTTTGATTGGTGAAATTCGTTCTATGGAAACCATGGAGTATGCCATGTCGTTTGCGGATACCGGCCATTTGTGCGTAGCGACACTGCATGCTAATAATGCCAATCAGGCGATTGAGCGTATTATGCATCTCGCCCCGCCAGAGCAGCACGAAAAACTGCGATTTGATTTAAGTTTAAACATGCGCGCCGTGATCGCACAGCAGTTAGTGCCGACCGTTGATGGCAAGGGACGGGTCGCAGCTATTGAAATTCTGTTAAATTCTCCATTGGTAACTGATTTGATTCAGCGTAATGAAATAGGCAGCTTGAAAGATGCTATGCGTAAAGGTAAAGAACTGGGAATGCAGAGTTTTGATATGGCGTTATATACCTTGTATCAAGAACAAAAAATCAGTTTAGAACAAGCGATACATCATGCGGACTCACCAAATGATTTGCGCCTGATGATTAAGCTAGACTCAGATCAAGGCAACGCTTTAGGCTCCTTATCCAATGTATCCATTGACATGGATTAA